The DNA sequence CTTTAGATCTTCCTCAAACTTAAATTATGATATCTTTACACATAGATCTCCTCTTATTTACAATACATATTAATTACAACCAATTGTTTTGAACATTAAACGTGGATTTGAAAGAAATTATAAGATGGCCTATGAAGGACCCACAAGCTAATAATGATGTGTCAAAGAATTGtgttgtatatatttaaaagttaGAGAAAAGTTATATGGTGTTAACATTTGTGTTGGAATTTcggagttttttttaattatataaattatggatttcccacttttttaaaattgcataaattataatcaaattattttaattcaattttctgattttataatatttttaaatatccgATAACCTAAATATTATGTTCTACATGCTGatcaataaataaaacaaatatttttgtaaattgcaggacaaaatataattaacaagTTGAACAATAACCTTAAAAATGGTGGATGTTTCATCAATTGATAACAATGTTTATaattacttataaatgataaattatatgtaaattttataataaaaatattaattactattaaatttcaataaatatgaACGATATTACAAGGCTCCAATTTAATGCGAACTTTATAGACCGCATCTCTTCCAAAATCGAATAAAAATCTTCAAATTTGGACccactaaaaaaataatgtgtgCATTATATACTATAAGACACTCTCCTCCGTGCCTTTCATAATCATAATCTTCCATTCTTTCCCGACTTATAGATTTAAAAGCCTTTTTTGTGAAATCCTTTCCTGATCTCGGTAAGAATGGACCACAGTAATGTAATTAGTGGTGCAACAAAAGGATCATCTAGTGTAGCTCATGAAAACGCCAGTCTTTTTTTCGCCAGAAAAAACGTCCGTCTTTTGTTGGTTGGTCACGAAAGAACTTCACTCATGTCCCTTAAACAAGAATTCGAACAACAATTTCATAAAGGTAAttgtttgaatatttatatatttgtcaacacatttttatagatatattttgtttattgttTTTTGTTATTGTGATAGATGAAAACCTTACAGTGGATTCAGCGAGAGAGGCTATTGCCAATGGGGTGTGCTACAACTTCCGGAAACCTCTTACCCATTGTGATATTGCAAGTCTATGCCTGCACATTCACAGGGCGACTAGTGAATTTCCCCAACCTTTTAATAGCAGTACGGAGGGGGAAGAAAGAAATGAGAATCAAAGTAATTTAAAGAGGAAAGCAAGCGATACTGATccggaaaatattaaaaaaggaaAGAATAAGGTGGCAGAAGATTCAGGTTCTTCAGTTGCCACCAATAAAGATGATGGCTGCAACTCTAAGAAGTCACGCATGACTTGGACTCCCCGTCTTCAGCAGAAGTTCTTGGAAGCAATTGAAAAAGCTGGAAAAGAGGGTAACGATACCACCAGTATCTTGTATTTTTCTATAGTTATAACACAAatcttgtttaaaatttataatttggcGACCTATTTTTCTGGTAAGCTGCAGCTAATCTGAAGGAGCTTTTAAGCATTATGAATGAGCCTCGCTTGACATATCACAATGTTGCTAGCCATTTGCAGGtagtactttttttttaaaactaattaattacATGATCTATTTAAGTTAACTCATTCGAACTTGTTACTCTTTCTGCagttgtttatatatatgattaagaAATCATAACAGAAAAATTAGTACAAGATTGCATACAATTTAGTTCCACATCACTAACCTAATTACTTATTATGAAAAGACTTATGAAATATTGCAAATTTCAACTCTGTGGCAGCGCGTTTTGCTCCAAACATCCCAAGGTCTCCAAGTTTGCCAAATCCTCCCAACTTTGTGGCAGCGTGTTTTGCTCCAAACATCCCAAGATCTCCAAGTTTGCCAAATCCTCCCAACTCTGTGGCAGTGCGTTTTGCTCCAAACATCCCATGGTCTCCAAGTTTGCCAAATCCTCCCAACTCTGTGGCAGCGCGTTTTGCTCCAAACATCCCAAGGTCTCCAAGTTTGCCAAATCCTCCCAACTCTGTGGCAACGCGTTTTGCTCCAAACATCCCAAGGTCTCCAAGTTTGCCAAATCCTCCCAACTCTGTGGCGCGTTTTGCTCCAAACATCCCAAGGTCTCCAAGTTTGCCAAATCCTCCCAACTCTGTTAGTAACTTCGCGGGCTATACTCTTGCTTATGTAAAGGAAAGGCTGGATGCCTGGAACAATGAAAGAGCACGTGCTAACAACGGATTCAAGGCTCCTAGTGAAGAACCAAAAGGTGCAGCCAGAGGGCCAAAGGAGTGATACCGTCAAGTGGTCACCCAAGCAATGGTTTGCAGGCATTTGAAGCAGAAATTAGCTGCTAATTCTGGGACGGTTATGTTTGGTTgaactttttttgtttttttaataaatgtttgGTTAAACTTTGAATGAGCAAATGCCTGATGCATGCTCTTCTTGAACTTATTTCTTGATGACTTATTTTAAAGTTCGTTTTCTTCCTCTATATTCTTATATTTGGGATTTTTTTGGTATTTTGCTTGATCTTTTATTTCATATAgatcattattttaattaagtAATTGTGACCGGCCAACAATTTTTATCTATACAATTTGTTCTTCTCCTACATATGTGTAGAGTTATAGAAGTGAAATTTTATGCATGTCATGTGTCGATCATAGagttttcttttctcttattaatttttctgaaaatctaTGTAAATTTCTAGGTAGAACAAATTCGAGCTTTGATCATGTTGAAGGGATAGGCTACATATATATCACATGACCATAAAACAACATACATGTTTTTTATTTACATCCAACctgtttttgacaaatattttagacaaaattttattaataggaACCAGGTAGCAAAGAACATGCAGTACCATGAAAAGTACAAGTTAGGGGGTGAATAATTATTTGAGTCTTGTGGATACTGTAACTCTGTGTTGTAAAGTATGTAATAAAAGaaagtaaataattatttgagtCATGTGGGTAGTGTAGCTCTATGTTGTAAGGTATGTATAAGGTATTATTATATGGGATGGGTATCATTCTTGAATAATGTTTGTGTAACATAAGATCAAACCTTACGGTAAATATACTAAGATTTTAAGTGAACTGACTGatcacttaacatgatatcaaaATTCTATACTTGACTTTGCTCATTTAACTCTATACGGATAATCAGGTACTCACATATAATGAGCCGTCTTTGCTATTCGATCAACTAAAtccaattattaataataaaaatattattgctcTTTGCTTTCAAATTTTGTCACTCTCTATACTTAACATACATCTATtttgaaaactaatatttatggaTTTAGCATTGTATTCCAAGTTCTATCCTTGAACTCACTAATGTATAATAATGTAGTATAAATGATTTCAGTTATTAACAGATAATTCACAAACATGTCTTTATGAACAAAGCTATATACCATCAGGTTACGACAAATACAAACTATAGAGTAAAAATGTCACATTTTTTTAGCTTGAAGTTCATTTAGCATTGAACTTGAATTATGTCCCAAAGGTATTGTCACAAATTCTGAAGTCCTTGCAGCTTGTGACTGCGTCACATGCATCTCTATATCATTGACAGGAGTTATCGGAAATTGAGTTGAACGCGCCTCGCCTACAACATCAAAATGTGCATAAGGACCCCAGcctgcaaaaaaaaattatccaaaagtatattatatagcgCCTGTTTGGTTATCGGAAACAGAAGTTGTTTTTTCCTTCTGcttttcttaactcgtttgtgtaaataagtagaaacacttttaagaagttgaaaatgCTAATTTCTCTCtcagatatttttttttctaaacactttattaacctATTTATACTCctaatccacttttttattttaagcagtaagtcaatttttatttagtttgcTCAAATGGCCCCataaatatagtatgtgatcacCTTCTTAGTATCCTTAGTATAGTGGAACAAAGCAATCTACATAAATTTTTAATCGTACTAAAATGTAGATTCAAGTTTAGTGAAATGATTTTTCACTATATCACCATAGTGTGATATGGTGGTGGGAAGAATTGAAGATAACATATGGTAGCCATCACAAGCCCTGGATATGGATAAAAAGTTTTAATTAACAGCCACTCTCGAGCAAGACAatagttatataaaaaatatatgaatagaaCTAACCCAAGAGTCCCCAGCAAACACATCCTGCCAATGATGCCAATAGTCATCTACCCGAGATACACAAACAAGAGCTGCAACAAGAAGAGGAAGCAACACAGTACAAATTTTTGCCACATTTCCCTTCTCATCGAATGCTTTAAGTTTTCCAGCTAAGTACAAAGAAAGAAATCCCAATCCTGCAAAGGACCCTGCATAGCATCACACTAATTTGTCATTGTATTCATAACACTATCATATTCTTAGCATCacgataaacaaatatattatgaagtaAGAAGTGCTCTTACATGAAGCATGACCACTTGGGAAACTTTTACGTCCTTCCCGTATCTCATTTGTTATACCATGACATGCGACATTGCCGAATTGGTCGTACAACTGAAAATGGGAGTATTAATAAAGATCTGATAATAGTATCAAAAATGTAATACTATAATAATTTAGGCTGGCATACTTCTTTGCCAGCAGTAAATCAGGTCGAGGCCGGCCAACTGCATTCTTTATTGAATCCGTGAGGACTCCGGTTATAAGTACAGCAGACAGTAGGCCTGCAAAATAGTATATATGTTTAACTCATCATCGGAGTATATATACGTTTTTCAATAGGAAGTTATGAAAAAGATCATTGAAAAGAACCTCCAGCCTCAGACTATAATTGTTGAGAGAAAGAAGATATATTCACCTAAAATACTGTGGTGCAGATCATATATTTTCATCTTGGGCCACCTAGAAGGGTTCTTCCCGCCTCGGTTTCGTCTGTCTCATTTTaatgactttttaacacgtatattgaggtgtaaaaaaataatatctacatcaaataaaaaaatttaattcttatatcatataaaaatttagattttaaatttttaattgatacaaattttttataaaataattctttttagaCGTGTAAAAAGGTAaaaacagttaaaatgggatggaggaagTAGGGGATACGTATTAATCAATGCACAACAAAATAGTACTAGAATATAAACACGGACTCTCTTAAAATATTTGTGTCTAAAATTGGCATGATGCTTTAATATcacaactaattaaaattattaatgcaTGACAAAGGAGTAGTAGAACATATCACTGACTTTCCTAAAATGCCCTTTATCTAAAATTGCGAAGACGCTTTAATATCACAACCAAAAACTAAAAAGGGTGTAttaaattgggattttaaagcatttttttatttattaaatccgAGAGTATTCGATTAGGAGTATTTGAAaaccattaaaatcttgagtattcaattgagattttaaactatgctacaaaatctggtggtattcaattaggattttgaattatgctttaaaatccgatagtattcaattggaattgtttaaaatccattaaaattttggtggtattcaaatgctgatggatttgtttggattttataaaatgatggattttgtgacattttTCGGTATAttctaagttttttgaaatcccaccatggatttgtttggattttataaaatgatggattttgtgacattttTCAGTATAttctaagttttttgaaatcccaccaaaatccatgagattttgaagcattacgCTTAAATCCtatacattttatcaaaaatccacacaaaatcaaaatcagatacgatccattaaaatctatagaCTAAAAATAATACATTAAAATTCCAATATAATACACGCCGGTAACTTTGTGCTATATCAAATATGTTTTAGATATtcctaaaattataaacatatcaTATCTCTAATATTATCTTTAGATCTTCCTCAAACTTAAATTATGATATCTTTACACTCAGATCTCCTCTTACAGTACATATTAATTACAACCAATTATTTTGAAGATTAAACGTGGATTTGAAAGAAATTATAAGATGACCTATGAAGGACCCACAAGCTAATAAAATGTGCCCGTGATTCGAGTGAGAACAGTTTGCTTGCGAGAACAATGTGTACAGTTGTTCTACACTTTTCAAAAAGTGCACAACAATTGTTTTGAGGGTGAGACTTTATATAACATACACATCCTGGGTGCGGATCTATATTTCAAGGGTCCAGATtcaagcaatttttttttttttgctattcaGATCTAACGAGTCTGAAGCTGTGTGTTGGTTAAGACTTACATGCATACGGGGCTATGGAACAAAACCCTTGTTTTGaagttcttttatttttttgatgttttatttttgttgtgaCTTGGTCTGCTCTTCAGTGGCAGCGACTGAAATTTGGTACTGGTGTGATAAGCAGTTAACAAGTAAgagctttttcttcttcttaagTAAGTTTGAAGAATATTTACACACACTTATCCAAATttgtatttagatttttaaCTCCAAGTGGTTCATAGCTTAAGAACAAAATTATGAAGAAGTATTACGAAGAGATGTACAAAAATATGATGTTTGATTGCAACGATCAGCCAGTAATTCAATCAAAGGATCATCGCGGACCTTATGCAGCCCTACCACCATTGTTCCGGTATTGTTTAGATGTAGGGAGCGTGGATATTGTGTTCCAAAATTGGTCATTTTGGGTTGGTGAGTTGCTGCGTACATATTTCTGTCAGATTGGTAGTTTTGGGGTATGTTAGTTCTTCTTACATATACACCAAACACAAACACATTGGGTTTTTCAATTAAATCATTTTGATAGGCTATGTATCCTGAAATTTATTTCCTGAAGATCAGTACACTTACAGGTcacattattttcttttcttgtacATTCAACATTTAGTCCTGAGAATTATAATCAGACATGTTATGCGTTTGGTTTAAAATCACATTGTCAAGCATTCTTCTCATACCATCATTTCATATACATAGATGTAAGATAAAAATAGAAAGATGGGCTTGGTCAGTAAGCGAAAAATACATACTGGCATGCGACTCTCTAACCTTATTCGTTACACCGCGCTTCTTTGATTTCTGCACAAGAGGCTGGTATCATTGCAACACTATTGGTCTATCAGACACAGAGGTAAATGCAGATCTCTCAAATTTGCTGTTGAATGGGGATACAATAACACTGAAAAGGTAGTCTTGTTCATAAATTCTACTATCTTCTAAAAAAATAGTTGTCAAGGTCGGAAAACAGTATTCCTGCAACAAAAAGAGGATAACAACTTTTTAAACTCACGATTGAGCTTATAAGCTCAGGGGAGCGAACTTGTTTTTATACTGTCAGAAGCTTTGAATGACaccattttttttatgattatgaATCATTTACAGGCACAAGCCATTAGCTAGGCATCGAGTCACTTCATTCAAGACGAACTGAAACAGGAATTTTCTGTTGGATTTAGTTTGTTGTCAAATTGGCTCCATTAATCCTAAAAACctttatatatagatattgaATTTATGGCAAATAACTAGACAAGTTCCTTTGATATAGTAGTTTGGCCTTTGCTTAGCCAGTCAGATTGTATTGTTTCATACACTTATGTGAGATGATTTCATACATTTTTACAATCCTACAGATTTATTTGAGATATGGCCCAACTAAATTTCGACTCGGttattcatttaaaatattgttgATTTGCAGATCACAACACCAACTTCATGCCAGGGAAAGTGATTGGGGTTTCACATCATTCAGAGTTTGTTTTATAAGCTTTAATTTAGCGAGACCAGTGTTCTGCAGAAGAATTAACAAAGTCTTTTGGTTGGGATACATATGATTCTTTCTTGCAACATATGATGTTCAAGAACTTAATAGAGTCTTGAGTGAAAAGCTTGAAGACAAAATGAAGGTATTTCTCGTTATACTTCaaacactaattatcatatgttgttctcaaactctgataacaAGTATCATGCTGAAGAATATGATTTACAGGTTAGCGATTTGATGCAAGAACCTGACTTCTTGCACTGTATTTCTGCATAAACTTTGCACTTGACTTGGGCTGATTTTCGAAAAACTTGGAAAAGTTGATCATAATCTCTGTAAAGAATTCAGTAATCCATATTGATATATCATATAGTATTGTGCGCTTAAATGTTACAATTTTGTTTTGGTTAAGATGTTACATTATCTGTTCTCCGACTGTTGAGGTCCTCTAAAGTAATTTATGCACTTGTAACGATAAAACTTCTCaaagatttttatttcttttacctTGCTGCTTCAGTTAATCTCACGTAACAGGTAAGATTATCAAATGATACTTTTTAATGGTAATATTTGAGAAATAAATGTAAAAGATCTTTCATTATCTATCATGTGATAGCATCTGTTTGGTGGGGCAGGAGGTTATGCTAGTTGcaggattttatattttatttgaatattgtTCTTTAATTTATGATTAATCGGTCTCTTATCTTCTTTATTTGGGCTCTGCAGGCTTCACTTTATCAACAAATTTCTTCTCTCGAAGGAAATTCATACAATACACGGAGTTGGTGTGTTGTGTTCTAGCCTAAACTCCTGTCCTCAAGTTTATCTAGTAATATTATTCCTTGGAGAAAATAAGTTAACTGTTGAGATATCATATGAGAGAAGTCATTAAGTTTTGACTGGCTTTTGACgatgtatatttatttaatgtaataaataactctataatattttttttattgataagaTTGAATTGATGGCTTACTTTTCTTAAGTAATTTCaacatattttattaacatgGTGAAATGATAGATgcttacaagaaaataaaaaaaatattttagacgTCGATTATCCAAACAACTGACGCAATTGGGTAGGAATATAGCGTCGGTATTTTAGATAACCGACTGTACTAAGCTGGACTATAGTGTCAGCATTTTAGATACTCGACGTTATTGGGCAGGACTTAGCGTCGATATTTTAGCTAACCGACACTAATTATAGcactatagcgtcggcatttcaGATAAATGACACTATTGTTAAGACAATAACGTCGCCTACTTAATTGACGCTAAAGGTCTATCTTTCTTATTCAAGCTCTTTAATGTTTCCTATATTTACTACGCCACTTAAccgatacttttagtgttatcTACCTGATATTGTGTATGTTTACATCAACTATATAGTAAATGTATCATAATCTCTGAATTAATGTTAAAGAGAGCAAATTatcatccttttttttttttgacgtgAATGGAAAATTACATTAAAATACTGAAATCCAGCCCGGACAAGACAccgaactgtcaactacaacCTGAATGTGAaaaaaaaacgagctaaacaaatagtcattttgttttcagattgtTTTACACCTAGAATATCCAAATTCTTTGATCTAGGAAGTCTTGTAACGaaatctcgaacaatccaaTCAACATCAATCATAAAACTAGCagcatcacaattgaccttcacataagtaCCATCTGTAGCCCAGTGTTCAGATTCATCAGTTACATCAACTGATACTGGAGTAACAAATACTCCCAAAACAAGATCAAATTtttgttgtgaaaggtgagcttttGTGATATTCACCACCGTCTCAGATTTGGTGTGAGCCTTGTAGATCGTCCAAAATACCATACAAATCCGTCTCAGGAAAATTATTGAACCCCACAATAAACCACACGAAaacatcaaaatataaaacattgACATCCCAAAAAAATGGACACGAAAAACaaccttgataacaaggtactGAATGTGGGTGATTTATTTGGTGGAGATTGTTAGATAATTGAGTACCATTTCTTGGCGGTGAAGCCTTTGTTTAGTGGCTTTTAATAGCCTGAGTACCATTTTCTAGGGGCCATAATTGATGGCATAATTGTGCCTTTAAAAGGTAATTTGGTGTCATTTTTGATGACtaataaatattagtatattttATTACTAATTATTTAGATTATTATGCATTGTATTATATTGCACTTACCGCTTTTTGgctctaatttaaattatttatacatttatataaatatatatatgtataaatatttttcattaatataacTAGCGAGCTTATAgttattatttatagaatatatattttaatatatttatttttaatgccAAGTTTTTGCAATTTAAaggttaaatattattaatatattttcatttaatatttttttttattaattatcaaattcgTCGTccgtatctaaccaaagggaattttttaaatataattatttattttactttctaagagattttaatagtagtagctttttaattatttttagtttaattagttttGTTTCTATTGGTTCTACTTTCATACTTGaatgttttattatctaaatgtccggagatatctttgcatgtctttcggtttgatgataaactttcttgaatgaaagaactCTGATTTTACAGGTATTGTATTTCGGTACAATTCATCCACGTGAAAGtgattatgacaaaaaaaacaatacccataagaaaatttttaatgatCTTAAAAGATTAACAAAATTCATCGATTAATCACATGGGATGTATTTATTTGagtttttaaagatttttttttaatttatgaaattcgGGGTATTCAacttgaattttaataaatacttgTGAATCTTAAGGTATTCAATTAGAAATTTAAATGATACTATAAAATATGGTGACATTCAATCAAGATttaaatcaatatcaatatatatacttatataaaggagaagtgaggggcgtgtaggtggcgcctctcacatcgctccgttctatttttctaattttctggaatttttggatgaaaaatatcaaaattagaaGTTCGGATATAtcagaagcaagtttcagaatttgattttgtttcagattatttatgaaatatagtagcttgaaagtttaatctgattttgtttctatataaaggagaagtgaggggcgtataggtggcgcctcttacatcgttccgttctatttttctaattttctggatttttcggatgaataatatcaaaaattagaactaccttttttagttttagaggcgtataggtggcgcctcttacatcgttccgttctatttttctaattttctggatttttcggatgaataatatcaaaaattagaactaccttttttagttttagatatattagaagcaagtttcagaatttgattttgttttagattatttatggaatatagcagtttgaaagttttttttttttttgaaacgcaGAACTGCATTAGATCATCAAAGCATCATACATAGTATTCTCCAACACCAATTGTGGAGGAGACATAAAATCAACAAAGCTATTAACCTCACAAGCAACCCTAGCTAAAAAGTGGGCTACTTTGTTGGCTTGCATTCTAACAAATGAAACAAGAATATCAGGCTGCTCCCTCATCAATGAACGACTCTCCTGGAGCAAATTGCCTACCTCAAGAAGGTTCTCCGTGGCCCTGCAGATTGCTTGAATAGTGAGCATGGGATCACACTCAATCACTACATTCTCTTTGCCCATCTCTATCACCCACTTTATAGCGTCTAGCACTCCAAGAGCCTATGTTTCGAAAACTGAGACCTCACCTTCTTGACACATACTACGGGCTCTGCAGAATCCTCCCTCATGGTCTCGTAAAATCATACCGATGGAATAGTTGGCTCTCTCTGAGAATACAGATGCGTCTACATTAACCTTGAATCGATTGACCTCTGGAGCTTGCCAATTCCTTACTTCACTGATCACTCTCTGAGCTACTCTGTTTGCATTTCTAGTGCTCATGTTGTGTGCTTTGTTCTCCCATACTTTTAAATTTATAGCACTCCATATTCCCCATAAATTTGTTGCCAATTGAACCATTGTCTCCAGATCTCAGAGAGTGACAGTCATCTACCCGAGATACACAAACAAGAGCTGCATATGGATATGGATAATAGTTATATAAACAGTCACTCTCGAGCCATCACAAGCCCTGGATatggataaaaaaaattaattaacagtCACTCTCGAGCAAGACAatagttatataaaaaatatatgaatagaaCTAACCCAAGAGTCCCCCAGCAAACACATCCTGCCAATGATGCCAATAGTCATCTACCCGAGATACACAAACAAGAGCTGCAACAAGAAGAGGAAGCAACACAGTACAAATTTTTGCCACATTTACCTTCTGATCGAATGCTTTAAGTTTTCCAGCTaagtaaaaagagagaaatCCCAATCCTGCAAAGGACCCTGCATAGCATCACACTGATTTTCAGTgtcaacaaatatattattaaaattattgtacAATTAATGTATTTATAAAGTAAGAAGTGTTCTTACATGAAGCATGACCACTTGGAAAACTCTTACGTCCTTCTCGTATCTCATTTGTTATACCATGGCATACGACATTGCCGAATTGGCCGGCCGACTGCATTCTTTATTGAATCCGTGAGAACTCCAGTTATAAGTACAGCGGACAGTAGGCCTGCAAAATGAGTATATATGTTTAACTCATCATCGGAGTATACGTTTTTCAATAGGAAGTTATGAAAAAGATCATTGAAAAGAACCTCGAGCCTCAGACTATAATTGTTGAGAGAAAGAGGATATATTCACCTAAAATGCTGTGGTGCAGATCATAGACGCTTCTTCTCGGGATATAGAAGAGGCTAAAAACAATTATAGGCAACAAAACTGCATAAATCTGTATAATACCAGAACAGATGATCAGTAAAATCTCCAGAGTCTGAATAAATTATTAGGACTATACACGGTGAAAGGCTAGATaaacttggatggaatggaatgcaggggaatgaaatgaaatttatattttaaattagagGTGATTAgtgaaaatatttgtaattttcattttttcaatcaTTCTGTTTCAACTATTTGAACTAGAAATCTAATTTGCATGTTTTGGAGAGAAACTCATTTCACTCCTTTATCATGTTTTCCTACAATcttcatcataaaaaatttagactcactcatatttagtcattattttttcatactttcttctttcatcatcaaatttctccgtaatttttaatttcactccattctctcctcattccatccaagtgaacctTTATATTTTAGTACTAGTTCAAAAAATCAATATGAAATAGTGTCCTTTCTCAGTACAAGAAACTCACCGGAACAGTCCATAATGACACTGTGTTGTCTTTCAATGGATACTTAAGATCCGACATCATATCCTTCCCAACAAAGCGATTGAATGGGTGTATGATATTTAAAATGATCTCGACGCACATAAGGAAAAGCAAGATAAACCAATCATGCATGTGAGTCCTAGCAACTGTGGTTCCATGAGACCTGATAGTATGCATACCATGCTCAAACTCTCTTGCATGCCCTACCCTGTTGGAGAAAAAAAGTGAGAAAAAAGACACTAATTAA is a window from the Daucus carota subsp. sativus chromosome 8, DH1 v3.0, whole genome shotgun sequence genome containing:
- the LOC135148537 gene encoding uncharacterized protein LOC135148537 — encoded protein: MDHSNVISGATKGSSSVAHENASLFFARKNVRLLLVGHERTSLMSLKQEFEQQFHKDENLTVDSAREAIANGVCYNFRKPLTHCDIASLCLHIHRATSEFPQPFNSSTEGEERNENQSNLKRKASDTDPENIKKGKNKVAEDSGSSVATNKDDGCNSKKSRMTWTPRLQQKFLEAIEKAGKEARFAPNIPRSPSLPNPPNFVAACFAPNIPRSPSLPNPPNSVAVRFAPNIPWSPSLPNPPNSVAARFAPNIPRSPSLPNPPNSVATRFAPNIPRSPSLPNPPNSVARFAPNIPRSPSLPNPPNSVSNFAGYTLAYVKERLDAWNNERARANNGFKAPSEEPKGAARGPKE
- the LOC135148538 gene encoding putative lipid phosphate phosphatase 3, chloroplastic — its product is MHTIRSHGTTVARTHMHDWFILLFLMCVEIILNIIHPFNRFVGKDMMSDLKYPLKDNTVSLWTVPIYAVLLPIIVFSLFYIPRRSVYDLHHSILGLLSAVLITGVLTDSIKNAVGRPRPDLLLAKKYLYDQFGNVACHGITNEIREGRKSFPSGHASWSFAGLGFLSLYLAGKLKAFDEKGNVAKICTVLLPLLVAALVCVSRVDDYWHHWQDVFAGDSWVRLVMATICYLQFFPPPYHTMGWGPYAHFDVVGEARSTQFPITPVNDIEMHVTQSQAARTSEFVTIPLGHNSSSMLNELQAKKM